The Candidatus Saccharibacteria bacterium oral taxon 955 DNA segment GTTACAGAGCTAGTGAAAATGAGCGGCGCCCACGGGACAAAGTCGAAGTTGTGGGCGATTTTTGGCGCGAGAGCGTCGCGAGTAAAGGCGTCTTTGCCCTCGACGGAGTCCCATTTACTGACAACAAGCACTAGCCCCTTGCCCGCCTCGCTGATAATTCCAGCGAGTTTTTGGTCGAGGGCGACGTTTAGCTCGTTTACGTCCATGAGCAAGAAGCAGATGTCGGCCTCCTCGATAGCGCTAAGAGTGCGTAGAACAGAGAATTTTTCAATACCGACTTCTTGTTTGCCCTGGCGACGGATACCGGCGGTGTCGATTAGCTCAACAGTTTGACCGTGATAACGGATCGAGACGCGGTTGAGGTCGCGGGTAGTGCCAGCGATGTTAGCGACAATCGCCTGCTGTTTGCCAGCAAGCGTGTTGAATAGATGGCTCTTGCCGACATTTGGTCGACCGATGAGGGCGATACGTAGAATGTCGTCATCGCTACGCTCGTGAGCCTCGGGTAGGAGCTCGGCCAGACGATCTAGGATGTCGCTGATACCTGAATTGTGTTCAGCGCTAGTACGGATAATGTCACGGATACCGAGACGACGGAACTCGTCGTCGGGTAGCGAGTTGCGAAGATCGGCTTTGTTTGTGATGAGGATAACGGGTTTTTTGCTTTTTAGGGCTTTTTTGGCGACGAGGCGGTCCTCGTCTCCTGGGTATTCGGTGCTATCGACGACGACAAGAATAACGTCTGCGGAGCTGGCTGCCTCTTCAATCTGTTGTTGAATCCCAGCTTCGAATTCATCGTCAGGGTCTTTAAGCCCAGCGGTATCAACTAGCCAAAACTGAGCTTTGGTGGTCTCGTCGGTTTGCGCGGAGTTTGATTCTAGCGGGTGTTTTTGGGTGGTCTCGGGGCGACGATATGATACTTTGCCAATGACGTTGTCGCGTGTCGTGCCGGCTTCGCGAGCGACAATTGCCTGCTGAGAGCGTACCATACGGTTAAAGAGCGAGCTTTTGCCCGCATTTGCGCGACCGATGATAGCGACGGTAGGAAGTTTTGTTGCCATTAGGTGATAATTATACCAGAGTTTTACGTCAAATACGAGCATAAGCTTAATAGATAATAGAGGTGGAGTGCGTGGCGTGTATTGACTTAGATATGTAAAAGTGATATAATCAAGAAAGATAAGTGCAGTTCTCTCGCCTCACGGGACGAGGTGTTTTTTTATGTGGGGCTTGTCCGAGGCTGGGTTGATTTTATCAGTTTATGATTTTATAATTACTAAAAATAATGAAAGAGCGACGAAACGGACGGACTTCGGTGGTAGTTGAGCCGCCGCTTAATGAGGCGGAGGTTCCGTCTGTCGCGCAAGAAATTGCCTGCGCCACCGATCGAGCGCCAGTTGAGGCAATAATACCGCTTCTCGAGTCTGAGGATAGCGCCCGGATTGCTCTATATCTGCCAGAGCGGTGGTTGCCCGATCGACCTGGTAGTGCGTACGCTGAGGCCTATGTTGAGGCTTGGTGGAGTCTGCTTGGTCAGGTAGATCAACGGGCGGATTTTGTGGACGGAGATATTGGTGAGCTTTACGATGAGAATCCAGTGCCACTTGTTGTCAAGGCGATGCACCTCATACCGTGGTTGCAGGAGCGTGGTTTGGTGAGCGAACGTGATATACGGTACGTGCTAAGTCAAAGCGACAGAGATCTATTAAGGGAATCGTTTATGGACTGCGAGAAGGTTGCTTCCTCTAACCGACTGACGGAGCAGACAACGCTGGGTGAAATGTCGCCAGCACGCCGTAAATGGCTGGCGGAGGTGAAAACTGATGAGCTGGTTCGCGAGATGGCCCGTAGCGTCGAGCCGAACGAGCTAGAGGAATTGATGTGCTCTCATGAACCGATTGAGGTGCAGATTGCTATGGCGGCGCTGGGTCGGATGTTGCGATCAGACAAGTTTTCAGGTATAGAGCAGTCTCATGAAGCGTGGCTTGGCGCTCAGCTGTCAAACGATGATATAGCTGTACGCCAGCGCGCGGAGCGAACGTATCGTCACTTGTCACATGCTGGAGTATTGTCTCGGGACTTACTTGAATCGCGTGGCGTGACGACCCCAGCTTTAGCTGGAGATTGGTCGGAAAATCTTTGTTATATGCAGACTGAGGTCACGTGGATTACTGAAATTATTGAACGGATTAGTAGTGATGAACGTCTTTTGAAGTTGTTTTATCCAGTAGTAACGATGGGCGGGTCGCGACTCAAGGGTTACGGTAATGATGACTCTGATCTTGATCTTGCGGTTATGATTCGTCCTGGGGCTCTGGAGGCGGATGTTGCGTCGAGTCTCGAGTCACTTTTTGGCGACGAGCGACCGATTCAGTGCTGGCTTTCTGATACGCCAGAGGGCTTGCGGTTGCCGAGCTGCGAGGCGGATATTGCTGATAGAGCGTCTGACGCCTGGAGTCATCTTTTGTATAACAATGTCTGGATTGGCGAGCGGGAGACGATCGAGCAATTACGTAAGGAGTTGACTGCTCCTTATGAAAATGACCCAACACTTAGGCGGATTGCATTGCGTCGGCTTGAGCAGGATGCTCTGCAGTATCGTTTGATGCATAAGGGCTATGAACGCCACTACGCGGTCGATGGTGATGATAGGCGGCAGGAGTGGGGTGGTGTTGATAGGCAGAGTGTTTATTGGGACCCGGGTTATCGCCGGTTAGCAACGCAGTTGTTTGCTGAAAAGATTCGTTTACAGTCTCCATCTAAGAAATAATTTGTCTTGAATATGAAGAAGACCTCCTTTAGGGCAGACGATACTGCCCCAAAGGAGGTCTTTGGCCCTTTTTCTATAGGGCGTGATTAGCCAAGTGTGGCATATTTACGCTCAGCTAGTTGTCTCATATCTAGCTGACTACCCAACATGCACATGGCACTTAGGTAGCCTATTTCCTCTTGACCAGGGGTCTGGTTCTCGAGTTCTAGAATAGACAGCGTAAACCTTACAAGGTTTACTTCGAAGCGCGGGTAGGTTCCGGGGATCCCTAGGCCGAGCTTCTTCAGCATTTGCTCACGGTTTGCTGCACCGACCATACTCGGTAGGCGCGGCTCTTCCAGAGCTTGTTTTATCTGCTGAGCCTCGTAGGCAAGGCCCGCAGTGATCTGGACTCCCGTACCCGCAAAGACGCGGTTAATGGCATCCTTGACGGCGTCGGCGGCGTCTCGCAGACCAGACGTATCAGCCTGCATTATGCTGGGCTGTAGCATGCTGGCCGCTCCGCCTCCGGTCAACGCTATCAACAGCATAGCGGGGTTAGCTGCACCTTGCAGGTACGCTTCTTGCCAACCCTTGAGCTGTTCGCGGAACCCATCGATAGCTGGCCACAGGTAGTCGTTGAGTCTACCAAGGAGACGCTTCTTGCGCGCTTCTGTAATGAAGGCCCCGTCTAGGCCTTCGATAGCATCAAAGACGTCTCCGTATCGAAGTCTGGTCACCCGCTTCCGTAGCTGATAGAACGTTGGGCTTACCTGTTCATCAGTCTCGTCCGCCCACTTTTCCATGGCGTTAGCTAGCTTGGACGGTAGGCTATATAGGCCAAACCGTTCGGCAAGTGCAGCGCGTATAGCGGCAACTACTGTGGACTGGTCTACCTTTAGGACGCCACCAGTCTTTAGTGCCCTCAACCAGGATTCATCATCTGGCGGGCTAGGCAGCAGGTTGTCGAAGGTCGCTGTATTTAGAACAGCGGTGTCGACTGCGGGGACGGCTGGTTTGACGTTCGCAATCAGTTGGCGTGCCTTTACCACAGGCATACCAGCTTCTCGCAAATCATCGACAGTGAGATCCCCTAGGTCGGCAATCTTCTCTACGCCCAGGTTAAGCACTTTGGCGATAACCTGTTTGGAGGCGCCATGCTCGGCGAGCTTGGTGGCCACTTCGTCAGTAGCTTTGGCAACTGAGTCTTTGTCAGACATCGAGATCCTTTCGTGTTTGTTTACTTCATGAGCTTGTCAAGCTCAGTCGGCCCCATGGATATCATGCGGACCGGGATACTCGTTATGTTGCCGATTATCTCTGCGCAGTGAGCGTATAGTGCATCGGCGGTGAGAGTAGAATCGACTGAATAACGAGTGATGACGGGAGCTACTTTTTGTAGCGCCCGAGTGAGTTGTTCTTGTTTCTCCGGTGTTGGATGACGATGAACCCGCAATTCTCCCTGAGTAGTAAATGCGGGATTAATCGTATCTTCATACCGGTTGGCAATGAGCCAATCACCATTTTTTTTGACCTGGTCAATCCAGGTGACGGCCAACCCGTCAAAGGCGTTTTTTCCTCCGCAAACGTTGATAGCGTATCGGAGGAGTACACCGTCTAGGGCGCCCACCCTAACTCTACCCTGCCATCGATTGTATTGTTCGTGGACACCAGGTAGTAGTCTCTCGACCAGTTTTGGATCGTCCGTCGGCAGCGGTCCTGCGCCATGCCGGACAGCATACGCACGGGACACACCGATATTGACGATTTTTCCCTCATAACCTGAGTCGTCTAGGATGCGCCGAGTGATACTCGGTAGGGTCCTAATAGCGCTGGTATGAGGTGAAAAACCGTACACACGGTCTGTTAGTACGCCATGCGATGTTTCGATGACGGCAACCCCACGTCTCGCCAGGACGACTTCCGGGAGGTAGCTTGGATCGACCACTTGGGCCAATTGTGATACTTCCCTGAAACGTCGATGAACGAAGTCGATGAAGTTGTCGTCACGAAGAAGGCTGAGTTCGCGTCGAACGGCGATACTATCGCTTCTCAGGAACTCGGCGTCTTCAACCACTGGCATAACATACTGAACGACATTGTTACGAATCGCTTCAAGTCGTTCACGCAGGTCGGTAACCATGAGGTCGCCGACTGTTAGCATAAGCTCGGGGTATCGCATCATGTCGCGATAGGCCTGTCCAACACCTGTACCTACTGTCCCACGTGGAGTATTCCCGAGGGATAGTTCGAACAAACGTGAGGCTATGCCGTGAAAAGGCGTAGACACGAGCGCTCGTCTATCTAGTGTTAGTGTGTCGAACGGGTTGATGCCGAGTAGTGAACGTAGCTCGGTGGCCTCGTTTAGTAGCCCCTCTGGGCTTACGACCATTTGGTGAGACAGATGTGTAGGGATACCGTCAAGTGTCCCACAGCCCCACTGAGAGAACGTGAAGCTCTTTCCTGATGTTTTCACTCCATGTCCCGCTTGCGCGCCTCCGCGCTTGATGACGGTGTGGGCACGCTGGGATTTCGCCACAGCGTGCACCACACTTCCTTTCCCGCCGTCACCAGACCCGAGGTCGGTGACGACGTAGACCTTGTGAGTCATACTGCCTCTAGTCTATAGAGCTGGACTAGAGCCAGTCGAGATCACCTTCTGCCTCATCCTTTTGATCAAGCGGCGGTACGCTTGCTGGATCGAGCGGCCAAAGGTCGGTCTTGTTACGGAAGACGTCGCCTGGTTTTGGCCCTTTCCCAAAGTTTTTGAGTATCGTTTGATCACCAATAGGGATATTAGTGATAGATCGGATGATCTTATCAATATCACTATTGGACGCGACTCGTTCCTCGAGAAATTTGGGCAACTTTTCCAGCTCAAGCGTACCTTCGGTTAGACCGATGATACTTGCTTGTACCTCTGGCAACAGGGTGACCTTTGGCAGGGTGACTATACGGTCCTCGCCGTATATATCTTGCCAAAACTCGCGCGTCTCGTCGTCATTATTGACCTGCAACAAGAAGGCGTGAGCCTGCTTGAGTAGGTCAATAATGACGCGCTTGGTCGAGATTGGCCGGCTCTTTGGTATTTGCCAGCCATTCTCTGATGCCTTGTCATAGACACTTTCACCAAAGATATCTATGAGCATTCGGTGGTCGACGTACTCCCTGCCGGGGGCGTCCGTCACCGTGAAGTCGTACCTTTTTAGTCCGACTCGGTTTATGTACGCGCTCGTTAGATACGCGCCTGCAAACAGCCCGTATTGAGGATCTTCTGGAAAATCCCCGCCAGCGCGTTCCGGCACCATGAGCGCCAGCTGTCGCACGATCCGCTTAGCCAGCGCTTCGTATTGAGAACGACAGAGGGTCACTCTGTCATCTCGGTCACCGAAGATGCTAGTGGCAATCTGCGGATCCATGTCTGGCAGGACTTTACTCAATAGGTCGTATGTGTCTGGCAAGACTTTTAGCGCCTTGTCGACATTACTTCCCATTGAGCCGGTCGTATCGAGACGTATCTCGACAGGGACTGGCATCCCGACTTTATTGACAAACAGACCGTCTGGCCGCTCGACGAATCGTATACGCGATTCTCGAATCAGCCCAAACTCAGCTGGATCAACTAGTGGATCCAGCTTTTTGGTTTCTCGGTAAGCTTGCTCAGCGGTACTAGTCGCCGGGCCAGTAGCTGGCACGTATTTAGAACGGGCCGCCAGGTAGGCATCATGGGTAAAACGACGGTATCCCATCGCCATCCTCTCTGTTTGGGTCGCTATTATAGCGACAATGTGGTGAACTCATGAAACGATTGTCCGTATTCGGCCCTGACGAGCTCGTAAAAGCTATCCAGAGCCTCTTCGGCGTTCTTGTAGGCTCCTTTTATCAACTGCTGAAGCAGTCTAATATAGGCGCCTGTTTCTCCGTAGGGCCAATGGCCATTTACCTCTCCGCCAAGACTAAACATCACCGCAGAAGCGGCGTCTTTGATGTCAAGGACGGCCTTGTCGGCCGGCACTTGATCCTGGTGGAGGAACGCAGACGTCCAGTCTAGGGTAATTGCAAAATGTTGCTGATGGTCCAGCAGAACATTACTAGCAGTTATCCTGCGATTTTGGACGCCCTCACCGTGAATATACGCGAGCATCTTGAGTAGTCGTCCCATAATCCATGCACTCGTCTTGATGTCGACCCTCAGGCCATTCTTGCGACGAATATTGGACATGGGGAGAATACGGCGAACGTCATCTACATCGGCAAAACGATATATATTGATTCGTCGTCTACCTCGCTCGGGCGATACTCCAGACTCTACTAGCAGTGGATAGAGTCGTTCGTAATGTAGGTGATGGTTGGTAAGCTTGGCGTATTCAGCGTCAAATAGCTCTGCGGTTGTCGCAAGACGTCGCAGTATAAACGCCGCACGCTCAAGGCCCCCGTTATATTTACGAGAGGCGGCAATCTGGGCTAGATGCCATCGGCCGGACTCTTCTTCTCTCGCGAGATGGAAAGAGTACGACTCGGTATCTGCTAGCTGCCGAGCTTGTATGTCATATAAGCCGGAGGCGCCTTTTAGGAACATGTGTCACCTCTTTTTTAGTTTGTGTTTTTAGGGTGGTTGGTTGTTAATGAACAGATGCGTCCCACCCTAAACATCGGTTTATACATTATTTCAATAATCCATATAAAAATCAAGCTGGCTGGAGTTTCATGTTGGTGGTCTAGCCTGGGTCGATGAAGCTGGGCTCATTGACGATCAATGACTAGATAGTCACCGCGCTTCATGTTGTTTAGCGTATAATTGCCGAACTGTACACGATGGAGGCGCTTCACTTCGTAACCGAGAGCAGAAAATGTACGGCGAATTTGACGATTGCGACCCTCACTCATCGTTACCTGCCACTTGTCACGACGTTCGTCTGATAATCGCGCGAGCGTGAGCTGGGATCGTCCGTCCTCGAGTTGGACGCCAAAATCGCTAATCATTTGCTGATGTAGTGGCGCGAGGTCGTTGTCCAGCTGAACATGATATATCTTTGTTTTTGTAAATTTCGGATGGGTCATCCGGTAGGCGAAGTCACCGTCGTTTGTGAGAAGCAGGAGCCCGGAACTGTTGCGGTCGAGACGCCCTACGGGCTTGAGTCTGTGATACTCGGCTGGTAGGAGTGTGTAAATTGTCGGGCTGTTACCTTGGGGTTTCCGTGAGCAGACGTACCCGACTGGCTTGTTGAGGGCTAGGTAGATGAGCTTTTGAGGCTTTTTCGAGATTGAGGCGCCAGCGACGGTGACATTATCGCCTGGTTTCACCCTAGCACCTAGCGCGGTTGGTCGGCCATTTATCTCGACTGTCGATGAGTCGATCAGCACATCTGCTTCGCGACGCGAAATACCCAGCTGGAGAGCTAGGTATTTATTGAGACGGGTTGAGTTATCCGTCATGTAGTTTTTCTACGCACCTGGTGCCTGTGGCGCGGTTGGGGTTGCAGGCGGTGTAGATGCTGTAGCCGACGACACGCCTGGATTTACGGGCGAAGCTACTGGTATCGGTCCTGACATTGGCATCTGGACTGGGCTTGAGTTTGGAGATGGAGCCGGAGCGGGAGCTTGAGGTGTTGGCTCTATCGGAGCGGAAGTAGGGGCGGTGGGTGCTGGGGTTGTGATTTGTTGAGGCGCTTCTGGGCGTGGTGTCTCCTCAAACTCAAGACCACTTGGCTCGGGGTGTGGTGTAGCTTGGGTTTGTGTCTGCGGAGGAGTCGGTATCGTAGGTGCTGGTATCGGAGTTGGTGCAGTTGACACACTTGGAGCTACAGGGCTTGGGCCTGGTATTGACTCCTGGGCAGGACTCGGTATTGGCGTTGGGGCTGGAATTGAGTTCTGGGGTGCAGGTGCTGTTGGAGGGGCAATATCGGATACTGGAGTTGGAGCTTGGTCGACGCTAGCCAGCTCCTTGTCCATTAGCTCATTAAAGTTGGGCTCATTTTGACCCTCAGGGCGTGTAA contains these protein-coding regions:
- the der gene encoding ribosome biogenesis GTPase Der, whose amino-acid sequence is MATKLPTVAIIGRANAGKSSLFNRMVRSQQAIVAREAGTTRDNVIGKVSYRRPETTQKHPLESNSAQTDETTKAQFWLVDTAGLKDPDDEFEAGIQQQIEEAASSADVILVVVDSTEYPGDEDRLVAKKALKSKKPVILITNKADLRNSLPDDEFRRLGIRDIIRTSAEHNSGISDILDRLAELLPEAHERSDDDILRIALIGRPNVGKSHLFNTLAGKQQAIVANIAGTTRDLNRVSIRYHGQTVELIDTAGIRRQGKQEVGIEKFSVLRTLSAIEEADICFLLMDVNELNVALDQKLAGIISEAGKGLVLVVSKWDSVEGKDAFTRDALAPKIAHNFDFVPWAPLIFTSSVTGQNVTKLFDLALDIRTRRRQETKTRVLNDLLQKAIQKHPPAGLKNSHPKLRYIVQTDNNPPWFVIYGSNLKFVHWSYKRYLERLVRETYNYAGTPIKFSYRDEKQIKANKERIARGLEPVTKAYKERKNAEKD
- a CDS encoding pseudouridine synthase, with amino-acid sequence MTDNSTRLNKYLALQLGISRREADVLIDSSTVEINGRPTALGARVKPGDNVTVAGASISKKPQKLIYLALNKPVGYVCSRKPQGNSPTIYTLLPAEYHRLKPVGRLDRNSSGLLLLTNDGDFAYRMTHPKFTKTKIYHVQLDNDLAPLHQQMISDFGVQLEDGRSQLTLARLSDERRDKWQVTMSEGRNRQIRRTFSALGYEVKRLHRVQFGNYTLNNMKRGDYLVIDRQ